Proteins from a single region of Strix aluco isolate bStrAlu1 chromosome 5, bStrAlu1.hap1, whole genome shotgun sequence:
- the PVALB gene encoding parvalbumin alpha, whose translation MAMTDVLSAEDIKKAVGAFSAAESFNYKKFFEMVGLKKKSPEDVKKVFHILDKDRSGFIEEDELKFVLKGFAPDGRDLSDKETKALLAAGDKDGDGKIGADEFATMVAES comes from the exons ATGGCTATGACTGATGTGCTCAGCGCTGAGGATATCAAGAAGGCTGTGGGAGCcttttcag CGGCTGAATCTTTTAACTACAAGAAGTTTTTCGAGATGGTAGGATTGAAAAAGAAGAGCCCAGAAGATGTGAAGAAGGTTTTCCATATTCTTGATAAAGATCGAAGTGGCTTCATCGAAGAGGACGAATTAAA GTTTGTACTGAAGGGCTTTGCCCCAGATGGAAGAGACCTATCAGACAAAGAAACGAAGGCTCTTCTGGCTGCTGGAGATAAGGACGGTGATGGTAAAATTGGCGCTGATG